A genomic region of Patescibacteria group bacterium contains the following coding sequences:
- a CDS encoding AbrB/MazE/SpoVT family DNA-binding domain-containing protein, whose protein sequence is MKKKIQKISNGVKKGVCRKKTKYFGMVTVTDKGQIAIPAELRKEYAIAKGDKLIIVRRNDDQGFNLLKSEVIKDFIEKISRD, encoded by the coding sequence ATGAAGAAAAAAATTCAAAAAATTTCTAATGGGGTGAAAAAAGGCGTTTGCAGGAAAAAAACTAAATATTTCGGGATGGTAACGGTTACGGACAAAGGCCAAATTGCCATCCCTGCTGAACTAAGGAAAGAATATGCCATAGCCAAGGGCGATAAATTAATCATTGTCAGAAGAAATGATGACCAAGGTTTTAATCTTTTAAAAAGCGAAGTTATTAAAGATTTTATAGAAAAAATCTCCAGAGATTAA